The window GTTGCATATCTTCCTGGTTGTCTCAATGATGCCAACAGCCAGTTCAGCAGACTACAGAATACTAAATAGATAATGTATTTATTCATTGTCAAAGCTTATGTTTTGCCACTGCCAAGCAAGATATGTAATGTTGCAAGTAGTCCCAAACTATCACAGGCTCAATGAGTATATATAGCAGAAGACTTGTGGGACCTTTTCAAATCTACCCCAGATGAATGGAAGATGCAATAAACGGGGTACAAAATAGGCCTGTCTGCTTACCAATACGACCAATCTTCATGCCAGATCGAGCAAGAGCTCTAAGGGCAGACTGAGCACCAGGACCTGGAGTTTTGGTCTTGTTTCCACCAGTAGCACGGAGCTTAATGTGCAGAGCAGTAATCCCAAGCTCCTGCAAAAGGGAAATAAGAAACTGTGCACCAGCAGACAAACAGAAGAGGTTTTGCCACAGTAGAAAAATACCTTGCATCTTTGAGCAACATCCTGTGAGGCAAGCATAGCAGCATAAGGTGATGACTCATCACGATCAGCTTTAACCTTCATGCCACCTAGACAATGCAACATTTGACAAGTTACTGTAAATAGAACACATGCAACCAAATGTATATTTCTTGAGTACCTAGAAAAAAAGAAACCACTACAGGTAATTATGATCGTTAAATAAGACCAGACTTTTTATCCAACTCAAAAAAGTTATTACTTAACTAATGGGTAATGGCTATTCAAAAGCTCATAACACAACAGGCTACAAACCAAATTGGAGCCAATAGGTCATGGGGCCACTACATGGTCAAAAGCTACTCTTGAACTCTGTAACCCCGATACTTCAACATGACCCCGTATCACGTATACGatacgtatccgcgtatccgtatccgatactcCGATACACCTTTGTGCCTTTAAGTTTTGCAGAAATTTGACATATCCACGTATCCGTATCGGGCCGATACTGATACGCCTATCCGTATCGGTGCTACATAGCTCTTGAACATGCATAAATTCTAAAAATTGAGATGAATAGCTTGAATGCCGGAAGGGCCAGCTCAATATAAGCACAACAGACATTTTTTTTACTCGAAGCACAACAGACATAGGTAAGCTGTCAAAACAAATATTCTACACTCAATACTGATAGCTTATGTTTCCAGCAAGTACTTGATGTTTGGCTCTGCACACCATGTTATAAGAGCCTAAAATAGCTAAGAAAAAGTGAAACTGAACTACAACAATAGAAAAGAAGATAAATGATCAAGATCAGCTTCAAGTTCTGTTCATGTTTACTTCCATAATATAGGAGCCTCCATTCAATTTAGCAAATGGACCCAGCAGGAATGGCTCAGCACAATCAGTGCACGAAAGCAACTGACCGACACCATATACACCACAGGGTACACAATAGCAAGATGAAGACACCTAAAACCAAAACAGGAAGAAAGAGGGTTCAAAGAAAAACTCTCTGATCCCTTATTATCAATATCGCACAGCTATGACTCAAAACGCTCCCACATGAATGAAAGGGAGGCGATCTTAAGGGCCGTGCTTGACAAATACAAAACTAGTTCTTTGAGCTAAACACAGAGCATAACCATCTAACATTTCTTCTATCTAATATTAATAAAACCTGATGGGATGCGGTACAATTGAAGCAACCAAATCAAGTGGATTGCCAAGCTCGACTAGCCAAACTACATTCAGAAACTACATCAACATCTAGCATAGGATTAGTTAACAGCACAACAGACATGCAAAACTACCAATGTCACTGCAATCAAACATTAATCCCAATACAGTAAGACTTGCGATAGAAACATGAGAAGGCTATATACCAGTGATGCGGACGAGCGTTTCCCTCCCAGACAGATCCGTCACATGCTGCGACAACACATACAAGTACAAATGTAAGCTTCCACTTTTCACCCATTTCTCTAGATCCTTCGCTCAAACAAACGAATCGGATGGAAATGGATTTGGGGGGATTGCTACGTCTTACGATGAAGGTGTCGTTGAAGGAGGCGAAGATGTGGGCAACGCCGAAGACATACTCCCCCTCGCGGACGGCGGGGCCGAGCGTCACGTTCTCCTCCTTGGGCTCCcgcgtcttcctcctcccggaCTGCACAGCACCGGCGACAACAATAAACACACCACCGATCTCAAAGAggacagagagggagagatggCACAGATACACACCAtgaccgcggcggcggtggcgggcgagGAGAACGATTAGGGTTCgctggggaggcggcggcgaggaggcggcggcaaacccTAGCTCTCAAGCGGCTGCGGCGAGGTTTCTGGGTGCccttataaatttataataagTAGCGTTCGGCCATGCGTGGTTGTGGGCCTTGCTTGGGCAAGCCGTGCTCGTTTCGCCGGGCTTCCACTCTCGTGAAGCAGCCCGATAGCCCAATAGGTCCCAATGcttattcattttttttctttttgctgttGGAGAGCAACTGCAGATTTTGTACATGCAGCTATCGAAAAATTTGGCAGCCAAACAGTCTAGTAAAGCAAGATTGTTTGGAGACAACGGGAAACCTTCGCAACTCGGAAGTTATATCTACCA is drawn from Panicum virgatum strain AP13 chromosome 1N, P.virgatum_v5, whole genome shotgun sequence and contains these coding sequences:
- the LOC120655952 gene encoding 40S ribosomal protein S14; this encodes MSGRRKTREPKEENVTLGPAVREGEYVFGVAHIFASFNDTFIHVTDLSGRETLVRITGGMKVKADRDESSPYAAMLASQDVAQRCKELGITALHIKLRATGGNKTKTPGPGAQSALRALARSGMKIGRIEDVTPVPTDSTRRKGGRRGRRL